The following proteins come from a genomic window of Nostoc sp. TCL26-01:
- a CDS encoding YnfA family protein, translating into MSIIKSLGYFCLAGLCEIGGGYLIWLWLREGKSIWLGLVGSLLLTVYGFVATQQPSNFGRTYAAYGGIFIILSLLWGWKIDGLAPDKFDQLGSLIVLLGVLIMIYSSRG; encoded by the coding sequence ATGTCCATCATCAAGTCTTTGGGTTACTTCTGTTTAGCGGGTTTGTGTGAAATTGGCGGAGGCTATCTAATTTGGTTATGGTTGCGAGAAGGTAAAAGCATCTGGCTAGGGTTAGTTGGTTCATTACTGCTAACTGTTTATGGGTTTGTCGCCACACAACAGCCAAGTAACTTTGGTCGCACTTATGCAGCTTATGGTGGTATTTTTATTATTCTCTCGCTGCTGTGGGGTTGGAAGATCGATGGATTAGCTCCTGACAAATTTGATCAATTAGGCTCATTGATCGTGCTGTTAGGGGTATTGATCATGATTTATTCATCTAGAGGTTAA
- a CDS encoding AAA family ATPase — protein MLQRLYVNNFRCLENFELTIKGMSSALLIGKNGAGKSTIAIVLEVLQSVGRGINRVGQLVQSKDFVCGRSNVPIRLEIEVLLNNNLYKYILAFELPEKFKELRVFEEQLLVSGDPIYSRREAQVTLHNSPQNREAQFLVDWHLVALPVIQEQSETDPLRIFKTWLARMIILAPIPSLMTGESNGETLEPKRDGSNFGEWISGLLSRYPAAYTQVDKYLREVMPDIQDFLNEQIGKDAKSMIVRFEANNANLSIDFKDLSDGEKCFFLCAVVLAANKFYGPLFCFWDEPDNYLSLSEIGHFVTSLRRSFRHSGQILVTSHNPEAIRKFSDENTLVLHRANHLEPTLVRLLSDISVPGDLVDTLIRDDIEI, from the coding sequence ATGCTCCAAAGACTATATGTAAACAACTTTAGATGCCTAGAAAACTTTGAATTGACAATAAAGGGGATGTCATCTGCTCTGTTAATTGGGAAAAACGGTGCAGGTAAATCAACTATTGCCATTGTATTAGAGGTACTTCAGTCTGTTGGTAGAGGGATTAATAGAGTTGGACAACTTGTTCAATCAAAAGATTTCGTTTGTGGTAGGTCTAATGTGCCGATCCGCTTAGAAATAGAAGTATTATTGAACAATAACTTATACAAATATATTCTTGCCTTTGAGTTACCAGAAAAATTTAAAGAGCTACGAGTTTTTGAAGAGCAACTCCTAGTTTCGGGAGATCCAATCTACTCTAGAAGAGAAGCTCAAGTCACTCTTCACAACAGTCCACAAAACCGTGAAGCTCAATTTCTTGTGGATTGGCATCTTGTTGCTTTACCAGTCATACAGGAGCAATCAGAAACTGATCCACTACGGATTTTTAAAACTTGGCTGGCTCGGATGATCATTTTAGCCCCAATTCCCAGCTTAATGACTGGAGAATCCAATGGGGAAACATTGGAACCAAAACGAGATGGTTCAAACTTCGGAGAATGGATTTCTGGGTTACTTAGTCGTTATCCTGCTGCTTACACACAGGTTGACAAATATCTTCGAGAAGTTATGCCTGACATTCAGGATTTTCTGAATGAACAAATCGGCAAAGACGCTAAAAGCATGATTGTTCGGTTTGAAGCAAATAATGCAAATCTGAGTATTGATTTTAAAGATTTATCTGATGGCGAAAAATGCTTTTTTCTCTGCGCTGTCGTATTAGCTGCTAACAAATTCTATGGGCCACTTTTTTGCTTCTGGGATGAGCCAGATAACTATCTTTCCCTATCGGAAATTGGTCATTTTGTTACATCACTCCGACGCTCATTTAGGCATAGTGGTCAAATTTTAGTAACCTCTCATAATCCTGAAGCAATCCGAAAATTTTCAGATGAAAATACCTTAGTTCTTCATCGAGCAAACCATTTAGAACCAACTTTAGTTAGACTGCTCAGTGATATATCTGTTCCAGGTGATCTTGTAGATACCTTAATTCGTGACGATATAGAAATATGA